One genomic window of Thermorudis peleae includes the following:
- a CDS encoding [LysW]-lysine hydrolase, with translation MTVGIWTAASLLEGLLRIPSPSGHEAEAVAWLCERMTELGYHAEVDGAGNAVGTRGDGPYEVMLLGHIDTVPGRVPVRQVDGLLYGRGAVDAKGPLAAFVLAGSHVALPPGVRLTVVGAVEEEVMSSRGAHWLVDHHQPKPCAVIIGEPSGWDGVVLGYKGSVAVEYQVARPIGHSAGPETTAAALAVDYWNKLVAWAASRSDPTARSFDQVTTTLLAINTTTDGLTEQAWLRANLRLPPAVSPAEAVAAAHQLAGIGDVRVHVNAPAFRVDKRSPLVSVFLAAIRESGGQPKLKVKTGTSDMNIVGPAWGCPIVAYGPGDSRLDHTPHEHVSVAELEQAVAVLERALERVVAQIAQQRWEGIQ, from the coding sequence ATGACGGTGGGTATCTGGACGGCAGCCAGCCTCCTCGAAGGCTTGTTGCGCATCCCCAGCCCATCTGGGCATGAAGCTGAGGCCGTCGCTTGGCTGTGCGAGCGGATGACTGAGCTCGGTTATCATGCTGAGGTCGACGGCGCCGGCAATGCGGTTGGTACCCGAGGCGACGGCCCGTACGAAGTGATGCTTTTAGGCCACATTGATACGGTGCCCGGCCGTGTTCCTGTTCGCCAGGTTGATGGCTTGCTCTACGGCCGTGGCGCTGTTGATGCCAAGGGACCGCTGGCGGCCTTTGTGCTCGCTGGTTCTCACGTTGCGCTACCACCCGGAGTACGCCTAACGGTCGTCGGAGCGGTGGAAGAAGAAGTGATGAGCTCTCGTGGAGCACACTGGCTCGTTGACCACCATCAGCCGAAGCCGTGTGCTGTCATCATCGGTGAGCCAAGTGGCTGGGACGGCGTTGTCCTTGGGTATAAGGGCTCCGTTGCGGTCGAGTACCAAGTTGCTCGACCGATTGGCCATTCAGCTGGGCCGGAGACAACCGCCGCAGCCCTCGCCGTTGACTACTGGAACAAGTTGGTTGCCTGGGCGGCAAGTCGCAGCGATCCAACTGCCCGTTCATTTGATCAGGTTACGACGACGTTGCTCGCAATCAATACGACCACTGACGGCTTGACTGAGCAGGCATGGCTGCGTGCAAACCTCCGTCTCCCGCCCGCTGTTTCGCCAGCCGAAGCGGTCGCTGCTGCCCACCAACTCGCCGGAATTGGCGATGTGCGGGTGCACGTCAATGCTCCGGCGTTTCGAGTCGACAAGCGCTCTCCGCTGGTTAGCGTCTTCTTAGCTGCAATCCGCGAGAGTGGAGGCCAGCCGAAGCTGAAAGTGAAGACGGGAACGTCGGACATGAACATTGTTGGTCCAGCCTGGGGGTGCCCGATTGTCGCTTATGGCCCGGGTGATTCTCGTCTTGACCACACCCCCCATGAGCATGTGTCGGTTGCCGAGTTGGAGCAAGCCGTGGCAGTGCTCGAGCGTGCACTCGAGCGGGTGGTTGCGCAAATTGCGCAGCAACGGTGGGAGGGGATCCAGTGA
- a CDS encoding ATP-grasp domain-containing protein — protein MALQVALLAERLRVEERLLTEAFEQQGWQVTRVAPSELALPLGEDVDLPPVVVLRERATPELVALSALLEASGRVVINRPATTRLLADRLALLRHFAIAGLPIPRTVVSFGPAATLRVIDELGFPVYLKPFFADPIMPVALVEDRDAAEALIEHRTVLGDEQAVLVQQAVGSPDQARRLVIVGNALVAVAHRDAGQWAPALEMNRWSALAEAVVQRLGSGAYTVDVVETPTGGVLISAENLVEFRSLGEQAAAVAMAIVDHVVARAAEHTPAVAGEG, from the coding sequence GTGGCATTGCAGGTAGCGCTCCTAGCTGAGCGATTACGCGTCGAGGAGCGGCTCCTGACCGAAGCATTCGAGCAGCAGGGCTGGCAGGTCACGCGCGTTGCCCCCTCTGAACTCGCATTGCCGCTGGGCGAGGACGTTGATCTGCCTCCTGTTGTGGTGCTGCGTGAGCGGGCGACGCCAGAACTGGTTGCACTCTCAGCGCTTCTTGAGGCGTCTGGGCGCGTGGTAATCAACCGCCCAGCAACAACGCGCCTCTTAGCAGACCGGCTTGCACTGCTCCGCCATTTTGCGATTGCTGGGTTGCCAATTCCGCGGACCGTTGTGAGCTTTGGGCCTGCAGCCACACTGCGGGTCATCGATGAACTCGGTTTTCCAGTCTATCTCAAACCATTCTTTGCTGATCCCATCATGCCGGTGGCGCTGGTCGAAGATCGCGATGCTGCGGAAGCGCTCATTGAGCATCGAACGGTGCTCGGTGATGAGCAAGCGGTGTTGGTTCAACAGGCTGTTGGCTCGCCAGACCAGGCACGACGGCTTGTGATCGTCGGGAATGCGCTCGTCGCTGTTGCTCATCGCGATGCCGGACAATGGGCTCCGGCACTGGAGATGAATCGGTGGAGCGCGCTCGCGGAGGCCGTTGTGCAGCGGCTCGGAAGTGGGGCCTATACCGTTGATGTCGTGGAAACGCCAACGGGTGGTGTCCTCATTTCGGCCGAGAATCTTGTCGAATTTCGTTCGCTCGGCGAGCAGGCGGCGGCTGTCGCGATGGCGATCGTTGACCATGTAGTGGCTCGGGCTGCCGAGCATACGCCAGCGGTAGCAGGGGAGGGGTGA
- the lysW gene encoding lysine biosynthesis protein LysW encodes MCPECGATLTLENVEVGEIVQCPECGVDLEVLEVDPLELGLAPAEEEDWGE; translated from the coding sequence ATGTGTCCAGAATGTGGCGCAACGTTGACGCTCGAAAACGTTGAAGTTGGGGAAATTGTCCAATGCCCCGAGTGTGGGGTTGATCTCGAGGTGCTCGAGGTTGATCCGCTTGAGCTTGGGCTTGCACCAGCGGAAGAAGAAGACTGGGGCGAGTAG
- a CDS encoding valine--tRNA ligase, with amino-acid sequence MAQTTPAGDLAPAYQPQEVESHWYDWWESKGYFTPTIDPQRKPFVIIMPPPNVTGELHMGHALFVAVEDLLIRWRRMQGYPTLWLPGADHAGIAGQWVVERELLKEGLTRHDLGREKFLERVWDWMNRYRGRIREQLRILGASCDWTRFRFTMDPGPSRAVRTAFKRLYDKGLIYRGERLINWCPRCMTALSDLEVEHEETDGQLYYLRYPLEDGSGALVVATTRPETMLGDTGVAVHPDDPRYHDVIGKTAVLPILGRRLRIVADAAVDPEFGTGAVKVTPAHDFTDFEIGQRHGLPAVNILNEDGTLNAEAGPFAGLTIAEARQHVVARLEQEGALVKVEPHRYSLGHCQRCGAVVEPLISKQWFVKMAPLAGPAIEVAKNGTVRFIPERFVNVYLHWLENVRDWCISRQLWWGHRIPVWYCSDCGQVSVTDQETLERCQHCGSTQIEQDPDVLDTWFSSGLWPFSTLGWPDDTEDLRYFYPSSVMETGYDILFFWVARMIFLGLEFMGTPPFHTVYLHGTVRDERGERMSKTKGNVIDPTEITAQYGSDALRFTLLTMAGPGSDMKLSVQRVEASRNFGNKIWNATRFVLRALNNAPLEVDADGNPTPPAHEAASLADRWMLSRLQRTIETITDQLERYQFHEAGHHLHEFIWSEFCDWYIEASKVALNQGGASAQAARQTLAVVLERTLRLLHPFMPFLTEELWQRLPHAGESIMVAPWPTPDAQWIDDEAEGEFGFLIDVIRAIRNARAEAGVEPARWIQAMIYPGSHGHAFKTAEPVLRFLARLADDGIQYLDALPENPEHVITLVVDDAVVYLPLRGMVDLAAERARLDREIAEVQAEIERARQLLANDQFVQRAPAHVVERQRAKLADAEERLALLLSQRAALQEK; translated from the coding sequence ATGGCACAGACAACACCGGCAGGCGATTTAGCCCCGGCATATCAGCCGCAAGAGGTCGAATCACACTGGTATGACTGGTGGGAATCCAAGGGCTATTTCACCCCAACAATCGATCCACAGCGAAAGCCATTTGTGATCATCATGCCTCCTCCGAACGTGACTGGAGAGCTTCACATGGGACATGCCCTCTTCGTCGCTGTTGAAGACCTGCTTATTCGCTGGCGACGGATGCAGGGCTATCCCACGCTTTGGCTCCCCGGCGCTGACCATGCTGGGATAGCCGGGCAATGGGTTGTAGAGCGTGAGTTGCTGAAGGAAGGGTTAACACGCCACGACCTCGGCCGCGAGAAGTTTTTGGAGCGTGTTTGGGACTGGATGAACCGCTATCGCGGCAGGATTCGTGAGCAACTGCGTATTCTTGGCGCATCCTGTGATTGGACTCGCTTCCGTTTCACGATGGATCCAGGACCTTCACGCGCAGTCCGTACAGCATTTAAACGGCTGTACGACAAGGGCCTCATTTACCGCGGTGAGCGCCTCATCAACTGGTGTCCGCGCTGTATGACGGCCCTGTCCGATCTCGAAGTCGAACACGAAGAGACCGATGGCCAACTTTACTACCTGCGCTATCCGCTCGAGGACGGCAGTGGGGCATTAGTGGTGGCAACGACACGTCCTGAGACGATGCTCGGCGACACGGGTGTTGCCGTGCACCCTGATGATCCGCGCTATCACGATGTCATCGGCAAGACTGCCGTGCTGCCCATCCTTGGTCGACGACTCCGGATTGTTGCCGATGCTGCAGTTGACCCTGAATTTGGCACTGGCGCAGTGAAAGTGACGCCAGCTCACGATTTCACAGACTTTGAGATTGGTCAGCGGCATGGCCTCCCGGCTGTCAACATCTTGAATGAGGATGGAACGCTGAACGCTGAAGCGGGCCCGTTTGCTGGCCTAACCATTGCCGAGGCACGCCAGCACGTCGTTGCCCGACTTGAGCAAGAAGGGGCACTGGTGAAAGTTGAGCCACACCGTTATTCGCTGGGCCATTGCCAGCGGTGTGGCGCTGTTGTTGAACCATTGATCAGCAAGCAGTGGTTCGTCAAGATGGCACCACTCGCTGGGCCAGCAATCGAGGTTGCCAAGAATGGCACAGTGCGCTTCATTCCCGAACGCTTCGTGAACGTGTACCTGCACTGGCTGGAGAACGTCCGAGATTGGTGCATCTCCCGGCAACTCTGGTGGGGGCATCGGATTCCAGTCTGGTACTGCAGCGACTGCGGCCAAGTGTCAGTGACCGACCAAGAGACACTTGAACGCTGCCAGCACTGCGGGAGCACGCAGATTGAGCAAGATCCTGACGTGCTCGATACCTGGTTCAGCTCTGGTCTTTGGCCCTTCAGCACGCTTGGCTGGCCAGATGACACGGAAGATCTCCGATACTTTTACCCCAGCTCAGTCATGGAAACCGGCTATGACATCCTCTTCTTCTGGGTCGCTCGGATGATTTTCCTTGGTCTTGAGTTTATGGGTACGCCACCGTTTCATACGGTGTACCTCCATGGGACGGTGCGTGATGAGCGCGGCGAGCGCATGAGCAAGACCAAGGGCAACGTGATCGACCCAACCGAGATCACGGCACAGTATGGCAGCGACGCACTGCGCTTCACCCTCCTCACCATGGCCGGCCCTGGGTCAGACATGAAGCTAAGCGTGCAGCGAGTTGAAGCAAGCCGCAACTTCGGGAACAAGATCTGGAATGCGACCCGCTTCGTCTTGCGTGCACTGAATAACGCGCCGCTTGAGGTCGACGCTGATGGGAATCCCACACCACCCGCGCATGAAGCGGCAAGCCTTGCCGACCGCTGGATGCTCAGTCGATTGCAGCGAACCATTGAAACCATCACGGACCAGCTTGAACGCTACCAGTTCCACGAAGCTGGACACCACCTCCACGAGTTCATCTGGTCAGAGTTCTGCGACTGGTACATTGAGGCATCGAAAGTGGCGCTCAACCAAGGTGGAGCTTCGGCCCAAGCGGCACGCCAAACGTTAGCGGTCGTCCTTGAGCGCACACTCCGGCTTCTCCATCCGTTTATGCCTTTCCTCACCGAAGAACTCTGGCAGCGCCTCCCCCATGCCGGGGAGAGTATCATGGTCGCCCCATGGCCGACGCCTGATGCACAGTGGATCGATGACGAAGCAGAAGGCGAATTTGGGTTCCTTATTGATGTCATTCGCGCGATCCGCAACGCGCGTGCCGAAGCGGGTGTTGAGCCAGCGCGCTGGATTCAAGCAATGATCTATCCTGGTAGCCATGGTCACGCCTTCAAGACAGCGGAACCTGTACTCCGCTTTCTTGCTCGGCTTGCTGATGATGGCATCCAGTATCTCGATGCCCTTCCGGAGAATCCCGAGCATGTCATAACGCTGGTCGTCGACGATGCCGTGGTCTATCTTCCACTTCGCGGGATGGTTGACCTTGCTGCTGAACGTGCGCGCCTTGATCGCGAGATTGCGGAAGTGCAAGCTGAAATCGAGCGCGCGCGGCAACTGCTTGCCAACGACCAGTTTGTCCAGCGAGCGCCAGCCCATGTCGTTGAGCGACAGCGCGCCAAACTCGCCGATGCGGAAGAACGCCTCGCACTCTTGCTCTCCCAACGGGCTGCGCTTCAAGAGAAATGA
- a CDS encoding WD40/YVTN/BNR-like repeat-containing protein — protein sequence MFPLTQTRWSLLAQVEGATVLTLLSVCDNGKSILVAGTPSGVAIAEPPSFGWRWLGTTVPLLVETLAYVPTQDGSCLWFAGTPHGLFRLRGEHQPWEPVLVGSRVTALAVAEDGEQPAIFIGTERDGIFCSDDGGTTWKSRNVGLPDLSVLALALSPTFAYDRLGFVATESGLFGTRNGGASWRPLHFPVADPVITSIVVSPRFAEDRRLFVSVDNYGVFTSDDAGEHWRRLPLEQAEGVTAVAVNAHGQHLAVAVDQHVLWSPDGGRKWHDLGSLPSPVLSLSFASFAPNATDEQLLAGCLRSGVWSWNPSTHEWRPWPVPLMAAVPSGLAAVVEHKHQIRVVTAWLEHGVLCGDLPQGVWSTQLNGVSRLFFHLIHVRSTSRLYLQASDGLWRSGDGGITWDLLTPSLAPARLLAVTANARADGDVIFAAMRDGTWWYSTDGGKDWQTGQFGEGNIVRAIAVTRRDSGQIVLLALTSTFDAQGQLDITLRASVDGGRSWLAWLRQPDPPTSHLALSDDLTQWEEIWVGLDDTLWRGRWDTGGSEPVWSALPSLTPSPLTAVARPPTAFPWCRLLLAAGPAVFIVRGEDDALTAWSEGLEDAPILGLALAHNLSGLLAFAVDAYGRVWGRLLVPEHAGS from the coding sequence GTGTTTCCACTTACCCAGACGCGTTGGTCGCTGCTCGCTCAGGTAGAAGGGGCTACTGTCTTAACGCTCCTCAGTGTCTGCGATAACGGGAAAAGCATCCTCGTTGCTGGAACACCGTCTGGTGTGGCCATTGCGGAACCTCCATCGTTTGGTTGGCGATGGCTCGGCACAACAGTACCACTTCTGGTTGAGACGCTTGCCTATGTTCCTACTCAGGATGGCAGTTGTCTGTGGTTTGCCGGAACACCGCATGGGCTATTTCGGCTACGGGGTGAACATCAGCCGTGGGAACCGGTCTTGGTAGGAAGCCGTGTTACTGCTCTTGCCGTTGCTGAGGATGGAGAGCAGCCTGCGATTTTTATTGGTACCGAACGTGATGGAATTTTCTGTTCAGATGATGGCGGCACGACGTGGAAAAGCCGCAATGTGGGGCTTCCCGATCTTTCCGTCTTGGCATTGGCACTTTCGCCGACATTTGCCTATGATCGGCTCGGATTCGTCGCGACAGAAAGCGGTCTCTTTGGGACGCGTAATGGTGGTGCAAGCTGGCGCCCACTCCATTTTCCCGTGGCTGATCCTGTCATTACCTCTATTGTAGTCTCGCCGCGCTTTGCTGAAGACCGGCGCCTCTTCGTCAGTGTTGACAACTATGGCGTGTTCACATCGGATGATGCGGGCGAGCATTGGCGTCGGCTTCCGCTCGAGCAGGCCGAAGGCGTCACCGCGGTTGCCGTCAATGCTCATGGGCAACATCTTGCCGTCGCGGTGGATCAACACGTTCTCTGGTCTCCTGACGGCGGGCGCAAGTGGCATGATTTGGGATCGTTGCCGTCTCCCGTACTCAGCTTGTCGTTTGCTTCCTTCGCGCCGAATGCTACTGACGAGCAACTGCTTGCTGGATGTCTTCGTTCCGGGGTCTGGTCATGGAATCCATCGACTCATGAATGGCGACCGTGGCCTGTGCCGCTTATGGCAGCGGTGCCTTCCGGCCTTGCTGCAGTGGTGGAACACAAGCATCAGATTCGGGTGGTTACGGCTTGGCTTGAGCACGGTGTGTTGTGCGGTGACCTCCCGCAGGGAGTCTGGAGCACGCAGCTGAATGGCGTCTCACGACTGTTCTTTCATCTTATTCATGTGCGCTCAACGTCGCGCCTTTATCTCCAAGCGAGCGATGGACTCTGGCGAAGTGGTGATGGTGGAATAACATGGGATCTCCTGACACCGTCGTTAGCTCCAGCGCGCTTACTCGCTGTGACGGCAAATGCTCGTGCTGACGGTGATGTCATTTTCGCAGCAATGCGCGATGGCACGTGGTGGTATTCGACAGATGGTGGAAAAGACTGGCAAACGGGCCAGTTTGGCGAAGGAAACATCGTGCGGGCAATTGCCGTCACCCGGCGTGACTCTGGCCAGATCGTTCTCCTTGCGCTGACATCGACATTTGATGCTCAAGGACAACTGGATATAACGCTTCGCGCTTCAGTTGATGGTGGGCGGTCTTGGCTAGCTTGGCTTCGACAGCCTGATCCTCCAACGTCCCACCTTGCCCTCTCCGATGACCTGACGCAGTGGGAGGAAATCTGGGTAGGATTGGACGATACGCTTTGGCGAGGCCGGTGGGATACAGGAGGTTCAGAGCCGGTGTGGAGCGCCCTTCCTTCTCTCACCCCATCCCCACTGACGGCCGTCGCACGTCCTCCCACAGCTTTCCCCTGGTGTCGGTTGCTCCTCGCCGCTGGCCCTGCTGTCTTTATCGTACGTGGCGAAGACGACGCGTTAACCGCGTGGAGTGAGGGATTAGAGGACGCGCCGATTCTCGGCTTGGCACTCGCGCACAACTTGTCTGGACTGCTCGCATTTGCGGTAGATGCATATGGCCGAGTCTGGGGACGCCTGCTTGTCCCTGAGCATGCTGGCAGCTAA
- a CDS encoding TCP-1/cpn60 chaperonin family protein yields MTSLLRPTLGPLPRSVLIRPIVGNGSPEILDHAATIARRVIELPDPFENAGAMLLRHAVWRVYERVGDGCATTAVLSAALLREVLRVAEAGWSISQLERVLEQVWHCVRANLLEHAKTDISFDQLHAVIQRAVYDPVLARLLSEAVDAVGPEGVVLLEEGVSADPTCVYEEGIVWDSGVLSPIWLQAPDGCCRVHEPRILLLDGAVTKGVELLPFLERCLASNIRRLVIIAGEIRHDALALLVRNGERGVFEQIVALQAPSVGWQQQEILEDLAALTGGFVVHCNGGESLSASSIAVLGRARHVWATLRHFGILGGHLDRERVRARLRAARAALARADDAYLRTKAQERIARLTGVTARLQVGGAVPREREARRLVAESAVKTAQAALSGGLVPGGGATLLGIARELRALPMRADPCEVAIRNAFGTALTEPIRVILTNAGIEPGRVLAEADRCPTAAFDVLRQSWVDPWLEGLLDPVQVIDTAIETAVSIVRMVLSTGALIHRTWPAVAAHP; encoded by the coding sequence ATGACTTCGTTGCTCCGTCCAACCCTTGGCCCGTTGCCGCGTTCGGTATTGATCCGTCCAATTGTTGGGAATGGTTCCCCGGAAATCCTTGACCATGCGGCGACGATCGCACGCCGCGTGATTGAGTTGCCCGATCCGTTCGAGAATGCTGGGGCCATGCTCCTGCGCCATGCAGTCTGGCGCGTCTATGAGCGTGTGGGCGATGGTTGTGCGACAACAGCCGTATTAAGCGCTGCGCTGTTGCGGGAAGTGCTTCGTGTTGCGGAAGCTGGATGGAGTATTTCTCAGCTTGAGCGTGTGCTTGAGCAGGTTTGGCATTGTGTCCGGGCGAATTTGTTGGAGCATGCAAAAACCGATATATCGTTCGATCAACTCCACGCGGTAATCCAGCGTGCTGTCTATGATCCTGTCCTTGCTCGCCTTCTCAGTGAGGCAGTTGATGCAGTTGGTCCCGAAGGTGTTGTCTTGCTCGAGGAGGGAGTGAGCGCCGATCCTACCTGTGTCTATGAAGAGGGCATTGTATGGGATAGTGGTGTCCTCTCACCGATATGGCTTCAGGCTCCTGATGGATGTTGCCGCGTGCATGAGCCACGGATCTTGCTGCTCGATGGCGCGGTGACGAAGGGTGTTGAACTCCTTCCGTTTCTCGAGCGTTGTCTTGCATCAAATATTCGTCGCCTCGTGATCATTGCTGGAGAGATACGCCATGATGCGCTTGCGCTTTTGGTACGCAACGGTGAGCGCGGTGTCTTTGAGCAGATTGTCGCGCTGCAGGCACCCTCAGTTGGGTGGCAGCAGCAGGAAATCTTGGAAGATCTGGCGGCGTTAACGGGCGGGTTCGTGGTGCACTGCAACGGAGGGGAGTCGTTGTCAGCTTCCTCGATAGCAGTGCTTGGCAGAGCGCGGCATGTGTGGGCAACACTGCGGCATTTCGGTATTCTTGGCGGCCACCTTGATCGGGAACGAGTGCGAGCCCGGTTGCGCGCCGCGCGTGCGGCCCTAGCCAGAGCAGACGATGCGTATCTCCGGACGAAAGCACAGGAGCGGATTGCACGCTTAACCGGGGTAACGGCTCGTCTTCAGGTTGGAGGTGCCGTACCTCGGGAACGTGAGGCGCGGCGGCTGGTTGCTGAATCGGCCGTTAAGACAGCGCAGGCCGCGTTAAGCGGCGGTCTTGTTCCAGGTGGTGGCGCAACCTTGCTTGGGATTGCTCGTGAGCTTCGTGCTCTGCCAATGCGAGCTGACCCCTGCGAGGTTGCAATACGCAACGCGTTCGGTACAGCGCTTACGGAACCGATCCGGGTTATCCTGACCAATGCTGGCATTGAGCCGGGCAGAGTGCTTGCGGAGGCTGATCGCTGTCCAACGGCGGCCTTTGATGTCCTGCGTCAGTCGTGGGTTGATCCCTGGCTGGAAGGGCTACTTGATCCCGTCCAGGTCATTGACACGGCGATTGAGACGGCGGTGAGTATAGTTCGCATGGTTCTTTCGACTGGAGCATTGATTCACCGCACCTGGCCGGCGGTAGCAGCTCACCCATAA
- a CDS encoding ABC transporter substrate-binding protein: protein MVEERRFSRRAFLSLLATGAGAVAVAACGGGASSPTVTPTKAPAASTPTAAATKASGAATPSAQATTTAAALGTPQLKPVAGQQVVIWQTVDYLPQTTALLKERFTQVAQEKGFSVTFEEIPNNPQGYNRFNAAVQAGTPPDIYRLYDYQTQFWRAQGQTVDVTDLVQPYIQQNGGVWQPVEQTCVYKGRWWAAPYTVNAWPFHTRQDLLDQAGFKYPANWDEVRTQGKALTKPPLYYYGMTLGKTNDTNNHVIGMVWTFGGKLQNEDGTLAVTANDKAWLDTLALIQTMYLDDKIIPPGSVNWDDGGNNQGFQSEQLVITANPTSVYNWLLQNKPDLAKKTRLYNWPAGPAGSFGMVDVWTEALFKNGKGGDNARILLLSILDPTWYADYINNKLNGRFIPCWKDMIKADLWTKNPLYSEYQKIIETGRIMGYAAAPLGAFGELTTKFVIGDMMQDLVVKKLKPADALANFVKAAQEIYSKPENRA from the coding sequence ATGGTTGAGGAACGACGTTTCTCTCGTCGAGCGTTTCTGTCTTTGTTGGCTACTGGTGCCGGGGCGGTTGCGGTTGCAGCGTGTGGTGGTGGTGCGAGTTCCCCGACGGTAACACCGACGAAGGCTCCTGCTGCTTCCACGCCAACGGCTGCCGCAACGAAGGCCAGTGGCGCTGCGACGCCATCCGCGCAAGCAACCACCACTGCTGCAGCGCTTGGCACCCCGCAGCTAAAGCCAGTTGCCGGCCAGCAGGTCGTGATCTGGCAAACGGTCGACTATCTGCCGCAAACGACTGCGCTCTTGAAGGAGCGGTTCACCCAGGTGGCACAAGAGAAAGGCTTCTCCGTTACGTTCGAGGAGATCCCCAATAACCCGCAGGGCTATAACCGCTTCAATGCTGCCGTGCAGGCGGGCACACCACCTGACATTTACCGGCTCTATGATTACCAAACGCAGTTTTGGCGCGCTCAGGGGCAAACTGTTGATGTAACTGATCTCGTACAACCGTATATTCAACAAAACGGCGGGGTCTGGCAGCCTGTGGAGCAGACGTGTGTTTACAAAGGGCGCTGGTGGGCCGCACCCTACACGGTCAATGCCTGGCCATTCCATACCAGGCAGGATCTGCTTGATCAAGCTGGCTTTAAATATCCGGCCAACTGGGATGAAGTGCGTACGCAAGGGAAAGCCTTAACGAAGCCACCGCTCTATTACTACGGCATGACGCTTGGGAAAACGAACGATACCAATAACCATGTCATCGGTATGGTTTGGACTTTCGGTGGGAAATTGCAGAATGAAGATGGCACGCTGGCGGTAACCGCGAATGACAAAGCATGGCTCGATACACTCGCGTTGATTCAAACGATGTACCTTGATGACAAGATCATTCCGCCTGGTTCTGTAAACTGGGACGACGGGGGAAATAACCAGGGATTTCAAAGCGAGCAACTTGTCATAACGGCTAATCCTACTAGTGTCTATAATTGGCTGCTGCAGAACAAGCCTGACCTTGCCAAGAAGACCCGCCTCTACAACTGGCCTGCTGGGCCAGCTGGTTCATTCGGTATGGTCGATGTGTGGACAGAGGCGTTGTTTAAGAACGGCAAAGGCGGCGATAATGCTCGCATTTTGTTGCTCTCAATTCTCGATCCAACGTGGTACGCCGATTACATTAACAATAAGCTCAATGGGCGCTTTATTCCTTGTTGGAAAGATATGATTAAGGCTGACCTTTGGACAAAGAATCCCCTCTATTCAGAGTATCAGAAGATTATCGAGACAGGACGTATTATGGGCTACGCTGCTGCCCCACTCGGCGCTTTCGGTGAGTTAACCACCAAATTCGTCATTGGTGATATGATGCAAGATCTGGTCGTTAAGAAATTGAAGCCAGCTGATGCGCTCGCAAACTTCGTGAAGGCTGCCCAGGAAATCTACAGCAAGCCTGAAAACCGTGCCTAA
- a CDS encoding carbohydrate ABC transporter permease: MAERVEVLRTTAQPSRVQALRRWLAYRGRGYMILGYTLLVVLSLWTLFPVYWQLATSVRADVDLYSSHVTLLPHVLTLKHYAKIFSNTSAFAIQLRNSFVVAVITTVVSTVLGAMAGYALTRLQFFGRAAFARLLIYAYLAPGTILFIPIFMMMNRLGLRDNLLGLILAYLTFTLPFATWMLMGYFRSVPIELEEAALIDGASRWRVLWRIVVPLSLPAIVVAAVFAFTLSWNEFLYALVLLQREDVMTAPVGLSAYVIGDQFYWGQMMAAATIMSLPPLIVYLFGQRWVIAGWTAGAVKD, from the coding sequence ATGGCCGAACGGGTTGAAGTGTTGCGGACGACGGCCCAACCATCACGCGTGCAGGCCTTACGGAGGTGGCTTGCCTACCGCGGTCGGGGATATATGATCCTTGGCTATACGCTTCTCGTTGTACTGAGTCTTTGGACGCTGTTCCCGGTCTACTGGCAACTCGCGACCTCAGTCCGTGCGGATGTCGATCTCTATAGCTCGCATGTCACACTTCTTCCACATGTCTTGACGCTGAAACACTATGCCAAAATTTTTAGCAACACGAGCGCATTTGCGATACAACTGCGAAATAGCTTTGTTGTGGCTGTCATTACGACAGTGGTTTCCACCGTGCTGGGCGCGATGGCCGGCTACGCGTTAACACGGCTCCAGTTCTTTGGCCGCGCTGCGTTTGCACGGTTGTTGATTTATGCCTACTTAGCTCCTGGAACAATCCTTTTTATCCCGATCTTTATGATGATGAATCGTTTGGGGCTGCGCGATAACTTGTTGGGTTTGATTCTGGCATATTTGACGTTTACGTTGCCGTTCGCAACGTGGATGCTCATGGGCTACTTTCGCTCCGTGCCAATCGAGCTTGAGGAGGCCGCGCTGATTGATGGCGCGAGCCGATGGCGCGTCTTGTGGCGGATTGTCGTTCCACTTTCGCTACCCGCGATTGTTGTCGCGGCAGTGTTCGCATTTACCCTCTCTTGGAATGAATTCCTGTATGCCCTGGTGCTGCTTCAACGCGAGGACGTGATGACGGCGCCTGTGGGGCTCTCTGCGTATGTCATAGGTGACCAATTTTACTGGGGGCAAATGATGGCTGCCGCGACAATCATGTCGCTTCCTCCATTGATCGTCTACCTTTTCGGTCAACGGTGGGTGATTGCTGGGTGGACAGCCGGTGCAGTGAAAGATTAA